Proteins encoded in a region of the Vicia villosa cultivar HV-30 ecotype Madison, WI linkage group LG5, Vvil1.0, whole genome shotgun sequence genome:
- the LOC131605733 gene encoding pollen-specific leucine-rich repeat extensin-like protein 1 gives MAFFKSFIIALLVVATMSSMNAEARRLLQVTPLPHVMPSLPTLQKSSLPDVMPSSLHIGGLPPLSSGSLPPLHTSIPSLPKHTMPLPSFPSTESTLDVPPVPAPAPVSNPPPKSSTPSFFSSFPLFSKTPSTNRRLLHENTLPHPSISTLPKPSVMPEVIPSLHSSGPSLPKHTLPFPSLHSTDPKIDVPPVSPVSAPAPAKVSNTPIPKPSLSFYNLFPFFSRTPSTTNP, from the coding sequence aTGGCTttcttcaaatccttcatcatCGCTCTACTTGTTGTTGCAACAATGTCAAGCATGAACGCCGAGGCTCGCCGTCTTCTTCAAGTAACCCCACTACCACATGTAATGCCATCTTTACCAACTTTACAAAAATCATCTTTGCCAGACGTAATGCCATCATCATTGCATATAGGAGGTCTTCCACCATTGTCTTCAGGAAGTCTTCCACCATTGCACACTTCCATTCCATCTCTTCCAAAGCACACCATGCCACTTCCCAGCTTTCCTTCCACTGAGTCAACACTCGACGTTCCACCAGTGCCAGCTCCAGCTCCAGTTTCCAACCCTCCTCCCAAATCATCAACCCCTTCCTTTTTCTCTTCCTTCCCATTATTCTCCAAAACTCCTTCAACCAACCGCCGTCTTCTTCATGAAAACACACTACCACACCCATCCATTTCAACTTTACCAAAACCATCTGTTATGCCAGAGGTAATTCCATCATTGCACAGTTCCGGTCCATCTCTTCCAAAGCACACCTTGCCATTTCCTAGCCTTCATTCCACTGATCCAAAAATCGACGTTCCACCAGTGTCACCAGTGTCAGCTCCAGCTCCTGCTAAAGTTTCCAACACTCCCATTCCCAAACCAAGCCTTTCCTTTTACAACTTGTTCCCATTTTTCTCACGAACTCCTTCAACCACTAATCCATAA